In one Brassica oleracea var. oleracea cultivar TO1000 chromosome C9, BOL, whole genome shotgun sequence genomic region, the following are encoded:
- the LOC106316116 gene encoding uncharacterized protein LOC106316116 isoform X2 has product MASSSPSSSFTLSSLFATAVLILVLSTAVSLKSAFHPRDMLPHLPRQVSWPILNSLYGAADLLPTFIGTANAGNNTVKWKGACFYDNTAHMEFHNKSASKFGGGTLHIKADKAHSSTCMDLYVFATPYRVTWTWYFISRPHTVEFPEWDGQAEYDYVKKKGVSIFLMHAGMLGTLQALCDVFPLFTNTGWGESSNLAFLEKHMGAKFEARPEPWVTKVNTDDIHSGDLLVLSKIRGRWGGFETLEKWVSGAYAGHSAVFLRDTQGKLWIGESGNENEKGEDVIAILPWEEWWEFEQKKDDSNPQIALLPLHPDVRAKFNVTAAWEYARSMDGKPYGYHNLIFAWIDTVTANYPPPIDAHLVASFMTVWNKLQPEYAANMWNEALNKRLGTEGLGLPDVLVEVEKRGSSFDKLLTVPEQDDWIYSDGKSTSCIAFILEMYKEAGLFGSLASSIQVTEFTLKDAYMLNFFENNASRLPKWCNDNDSVKLPFCQILGKYRMELPGYNTMEPYTHMNEQCPSLPPKYNRPGNC; this is encoded by the exons ATGGCGTCTTCATCTCCCTCATCATCTTTCACGCTTTCCTCTCTGTTCGCCACCGCCGTCCTAATTCTAGTTCTCTCAACCGCCGTATCATTGAAATCGGCGTTCCACCCTCGCGACATGCTTCCGCATTTGCCAAGACAAGTCTCCTGGCCCATCCTCAACTCCCTTTACGGCGCCGCCGATCTGCTTCCCACTTTCATCGGAACAGCGAATGCAGGAAACAACACCGTCAAGTGGAAAGGAGCTTGCTTCTATGATAACACAGCTCATATGGAGTTTCATAACAAGTCCGCTAGCAAGTTTGGTGGAGGCACACTTCACATTAAG GCGGATAAAGCACATAGCTCGACTTGCATGGATCTTTATGTCTTTGCAACTCCATATCGTGTGACATGGACTTGGTACTTCATTTCACGGCCACACACTGTAGAGTTCCCTGAATGGGATGGACAAGCCGAGTATGATTAC GTTAAGAAGAAGGGAGTTTCGATATTCCTTATGCACGCAGGGATGTTAGGAACACTACAAGCACTGTGTGATGTTTTCCCTCTCTTTACCAATACTGGTTGGGGTGAAAGCTCTAATCTGGCGTTTCTTGAGAAGCATATGGGGGCTAAGTTCGAAGCTCGTCCTGAACCATGGGTCACCAAAGTCAACACTGATGATATCCACTCTGGTGATCTACTTGTTCTATCCAAGATCCGTGGACGTTGGGGTGGTTTTGAGACCCTTGAGAAGTGGGTGAGTGGGGCTTACGCTGGTCATTCAGCTGTCTTCTTGAGAGACACACAAGGGAAGCTGTGGATTGGTGAGTCCGGTAATGAAAACGAAAAG GGAGAAGATGTAATAGCGATATTACCATGGGAAGAGTGGTGGGAGTTTGAACAAAAGAAAGATGACTCGAATCCTCAGATTGCATTGTTACCTTTGCATCCTGATGTTCGTGCTAAGTTCAACGTTACTGCTGCGTGGGAATATGCTCGGAGCATGGATGGTAAACCATATGGTTATCACAACTTGATTTTTGCCTGGATCGATACCGTTACTGCAAACTACCCTCCTCCTATAGATGCTCATCTT GTTGCCTCTTTCATGACTGTTTGGAACAAATTGCAGCCTGAGTATGCTGCTAATATGTGGAATGAAGCCTTGAACAAGCGTCTCGGAACAGAG GGTCTTGGTCTTCCAGATGTACTGGTGGAAGTAGAGAAACGCGGATCTTCTTTTGACAAATTACTGACTGTACCTGAACAAGACGACTGGATCTACAGCGATGGTAAATCAACCTCGTGCATTGCTTTCATACTTGAAATGTACAAAGAAGCTGGCCTATTTGGCTCATTGGCTAGTTCTATTCAAGTCACGGAATTCACG CTAAAAGATGCTTACATGCTCAACTTCTTCGAGAACAATGCAAGCCGTCTTCCAAAATGGTGCAA
- the LOC106316116 gene encoding uncharacterized protein LOC106316116 isoform X1 yields MASSSPSSSFTLSSLFATAVLILVLSTAVSLKSAFHPRDMLPHLPRQVSWPILNSLYGAADLLPTFIGTANAGNNTVKWKGACFYDNTAHMEFHNKSASKFGGGTLHIKADKAHSSTCMDLYVFATPYRVTWTWYFISRPHTVEFPEWDGQAEYDYVKKKGVSIFLMHAGMLGTLQALCDVFPLFTNTGWGESSNLAFLEKHMGAKFEARPEPWVTKVNTDDIHSGDLLVLSKIRGRWGGFETLEKWVSGAYAGHSAVFLRDTQGKLWIGESGNENEKGEDVIAILPWEEWWEFEQKKDDSNPQIALLPLHPDVRAKFNVTAAWEYARSMDGKPYGYHNLIFAWIDTVTANYPPPIDAHLVGVASFMTVWNKLQPEYAANMWNEALNKRLGTEGLGLPDVLVEVEKRGSSFDKLLTVPEQDDWIYSDGKSTSCIAFILEMYKEAGLFGSLASSIQVTEFTLKDAYMLNFFENNASRLPKWCNDNDSVKLPFCQILGKYRMELPGYNTMEPYTHMNEQCPSLPPKYNRPGNC; encoded by the exons ATGGCGTCTTCATCTCCCTCATCATCTTTCACGCTTTCCTCTCTGTTCGCCACCGCCGTCCTAATTCTAGTTCTCTCAACCGCCGTATCATTGAAATCGGCGTTCCACCCTCGCGACATGCTTCCGCATTTGCCAAGACAAGTCTCCTGGCCCATCCTCAACTCCCTTTACGGCGCCGCCGATCTGCTTCCCACTTTCATCGGAACAGCGAATGCAGGAAACAACACCGTCAAGTGGAAAGGAGCTTGCTTCTATGATAACACAGCTCATATGGAGTTTCATAACAAGTCCGCTAGCAAGTTTGGTGGAGGCACACTTCACATTAAG GCGGATAAAGCACATAGCTCGACTTGCATGGATCTTTATGTCTTTGCAACTCCATATCGTGTGACATGGACTTGGTACTTCATTTCACGGCCACACACTGTAGAGTTCCCTGAATGGGATGGACAAGCCGAGTATGATTAC GTTAAGAAGAAGGGAGTTTCGATATTCCTTATGCACGCAGGGATGTTAGGAACACTACAAGCACTGTGTGATGTTTTCCCTCTCTTTACCAATACTGGTTGGGGTGAAAGCTCTAATCTGGCGTTTCTTGAGAAGCATATGGGGGCTAAGTTCGAAGCTCGTCCTGAACCATGGGTCACCAAAGTCAACACTGATGATATCCACTCTGGTGATCTACTTGTTCTATCCAAGATCCGTGGACGTTGGGGTGGTTTTGAGACCCTTGAGAAGTGGGTGAGTGGGGCTTACGCTGGTCATTCAGCTGTCTTCTTGAGAGACACACAAGGGAAGCTGTGGATTGGTGAGTCCGGTAATGAAAACGAAAAG GGAGAAGATGTAATAGCGATATTACCATGGGAAGAGTGGTGGGAGTTTGAACAAAAGAAAGATGACTCGAATCCTCAGATTGCATTGTTACCTTTGCATCCTGATGTTCGTGCTAAGTTCAACGTTACTGCTGCGTGGGAATATGCTCGGAGCATGGATGGTAAACCATATGGTTATCACAACTTGATTTTTGCCTGGATCGATACCGTTACTGCAAACTACCCTCCTCCTATAGATGCTCATCTTGTAGGG GTTGCCTCTTTCATGACTGTTTGGAACAAATTGCAGCCTGAGTATGCTGCTAATATGTGGAATGAAGCCTTGAACAAGCGTCTCGGAACAGAG GGTCTTGGTCTTCCAGATGTACTGGTGGAAGTAGAGAAACGCGGATCTTCTTTTGACAAATTACTGACTGTACCTGAACAAGACGACTGGATCTACAGCGATGGTAAATCAACCTCGTGCATTGCTTTCATACTTGAAATGTACAAAGAAGCTGGCCTATTTGGCTCATTGGCTAGTTCTATTCAAGTCACGGAATTCACG CTAAAAGATGCTTACATGCTCAACTTCTTCGAGAACAATGCAAGCCGTCTTCCAAAATGGTGCAA